One region of Salinibacterium sp. TMP30 genomic DNA includes:
- a CDS encoding DUF998 domain-containing protein: MTAVAPQQIALAALEGYAAVAGSIAVGVALVLIWMSRLAVPRELYVSELGAEGEPTAAAFEIALLLIVGGGSAVAWSARRVRAWPPLLVLGSPALSLWVGCGFFLLASQVTCTSGCPLPYGPTFTWQDFTHTLAAVIAFAAACWAMIQTSFAREHRVLARMSLITAIAVAVIAGTGGLFSLFRFQVALGSRLEFVATTIAIAWLMILGTVIATRKLGRGRASELASVS, encoded by the coding sequence ATGACCGCAGTTGCGCCGCAGCAGATTGCTCTCGCGGCGCTTGAAGGCTATGCGGCGGTCGCCGGCAGCATCGCCGTTGGTGTCGCACTTGTCCTCATTTGGATGTCGCGGCTCGCGGTTCCGCGCGAGCTCTATGTCAGCGAACTCGGCGCTGAGGGTGAACCCACTGCCGCAGCGTTTGAGATCGCACTGCTGTTGATTGTGGGCGGCGGATCCGCAGTTGCGTGGTCTGCTCGACGTGTTCGGGCCTGGCCCCCACTGCTCGTGCTCGGCTCGCCTGCGCTGTCGTTGTGGGTGGGTTGCGGATTCTTCCTTCTCGCCTCACAGGTGACCTGCACGTCCGGGTGCCCGTTGCCCTACGGTCCCACCTTCACTTGGCAGGACTTCACGCACACTCTCGCTGCTGTGATCGCATTTGCGGCAGCATGCTGGGCCATGATTCAGACATCGTTCGCGCGGGAACATCGAGTGCTCGCCCGCATGTCCCTCATCACGGCAATTGCTGTCGCAGTCATTGCCGGCACCGGCGGTCTCTTCTCGCTCTTCCGTTTTCAGGTTGCGCTCGGAAGCCGTCTCGAGTTTGTGGCAACCACTATCGCGATTGCCTGGCTCATGATTCTCGGTACTGTGATCGCCACGCGAAAACTGGGACGTGGCCGAGCGAGCGAACTGGCCAGCGTCAGCTAG